In one window of Pseudobythopirellula maris DNA:
- a CDS encoding RNA polymerase sigma factor, producing the protein MPPPPDEQLIARMLDEHGSALALYAAQWTDEPDDCVQEALIELARQGAAPESPVAWLFRVTKRRALNAARGARRRRDREERSLRDRLRPTGEGGCAAARGVEAADLIEKLPGDLREIIVLRVWGGLTFAEIGRTVGVATATAQRRYEQALLQLQQRLGKPCPTE; encoded by the coding sequence ATGCCACCGCCGCCCGACGAGCAGCTGATCGCCCGGATGCTCGACGAGCATGGATCGGCCCTTGCGCTGTACGCCGCACAGTGGACCGACGAGCCGGACGACTGCGTGCAGGAGGCGCTGATCGAGCTGGCCCGCCAGGGGGCGGCGCCCGAATCGCCGGTGGCTTGGTTGTTTCGGGTCACGAAGCGGCGGGCGCTCAACGCTGCCCGCGGCGCCCGGCGGCGTCGCGACCGCGAGGAGCGCTCGCTCCGCGACCGGCTGCGGCCGACCGGCGAGGGCGGATGCGCAGCGGCGAGGGGCGTCGAAGCGGCCGACTTGATTGAAAAACTGCCGGGCGACCTGCGCGAGATCATCGTGCTGCGTGTGTGGGGCGGCCTGACGTTCGCCGAGATCGGCCGCACGGTCGGCGTCGCGACGGCCACCGCCCAGCGGCGTTACGAACAAGCGTTACTGCAACTCCAACAACGACTCGGCAAGCCATGTCCGACCGAATGA
- a CDS encoding four helix bundle protein, giving the protein MADVESYRDLKVWKLGFRISLSVYDLTAEYPKTEQFGLTSQMRRCAVSLPSNIAEGHARESTRDFLRHLSIASGSLAELETQLLISRELRYVSADQLAEIMEQCEKESRMLGGLRRSLQKRL; this is encoded by the coding sequence ATGGCTGATGTTGAAAGTTACCGTGACCTCAAGGTGTGGAAGCTTGGGTTTCGAATTTCGCTAAGTGTTTACGATTTGACGGCTGAGTATCCTAAGACGGAGCAGTTTGGCCTGACCAGCCAAATGCGTCGATGTGCGGTTTCGCTTCCATCGAATATCGCTGAAGGCCATGCTCGGGAGTCGACACGTGATTTCTTGCGGCACCTTTCCATTGCTAGCGGGTCACTTGCGGAACTGGAAACTCAGTTATTGATTTCAAGAGAACTCAGGTACGTCTCTGCAGACCAGCTTGCTGAGATTATGGAGCAATGCGAAAAAGAGAGCCGGATGCTTGGAGGCTTAAGACGCTCCCTGCAAAAGCGGCTCTAA
- a CDS encoding ATP-dependent zinc protease family protein: MKDTGKTPKKPVLGWREVVSLPGLGVKRIKAKIDSGARTSSLHAFDIELYERDGEPWVRFTVHPAQRSEAVTIECDCPIHEQRSVRSSSGHESVRPVIVAELDLYGRRYPIELTLANRDEMGFRMLLGREALRGRFLIDPDDSFAARRHARKRRARRSVQPPSAPGSPGASGDPT, encoded by the coding sequence ATGAAAGACACCGGAAAGACGCCGAAGAAGCCGGTGCTTGGCTGGCGCGAGGTGGTCTCGCTGCCGGGTCTGGGCGTGAAACGGATCAAGGCGAAGATCGACTCCGGCGCTCGCACCTCGTCGCTCCACGCGTTCGACATCGAGCTGTACGAGCGTGACGGCGAGCCGTGGGTGCGGTTCACCGTTCACCCAGCTCAGCGGAGCGAGGCGGTGACAATCGAGTGCGATTGTCCGATCCACGAGCAGCGGTCGGTGCGTAGTTCCTCGGGGCACGAGAGCGTGCGCCCGGTGATTGTGGCCGAGCTCGACCTCTACGGCCGCCGCTATCCGATCGAGCTCACGCTGGCCAATCGCGACGAGATGGGTTTCCGCATGCTGCTCGGTCGCGAGGCTTTGCGGGGCAGGTTTCTGATCGACCCGGACGACTCGTTCGCCGCCCGCCGCCACGCGAGAAAGCGTCGCGCCCGGCGAAGCGTCCAGCCCCCCAGCGCCCCGGGCTCTCCCGGCGCGTCGGGCGACCCCACGTAA
- a CDS encoding argininosuccinate synthase, producing the protein MPSCVLAYSGGLDTSVILGWLQDEGYDCHCVYVDVGQPCEDREAILQKAHDCGSKSARIVDVREEMCRDFAFPTLQWQAKYEGIYLLGTSIARPIISKACLEVAREVGAEAFAHGATGKGNDQCRFQLAAEALDPNVKIIAPWRMESFRNSFPGRTELIEYCDIKKIPVKASAAKPYSSDENCLHISYEAGELEEVDNNGVGMVDFGMGVSPQDAPDATEEVTIGFESGMPVSVNGKKLGALDVIETLNTIAGRNGVGRIDIVENRFVGMKSRGVYEAPGMTALYHAHLHLEQLTLDRDLVHLRDQLSPVVAEMVYYGFWYTPKMDALLAFIKEAQKPVTGEVKLGLYKGNLEIHGRTAEKSLYDAEVASMEGGGSYDQTDAEGFLRLMGLPSRVQGTVRPRSY; encoded by the coding sequence ATGCCCAGCTGCGTTCTCGCCTACTCCGGCGGCCTCGACACTTCCGTGATCCTCGGTTGGCTCCAAGACGAGGGCTACGACTGCCACTGCGTCTATGTCGACGTCGGCCAGCCGTGCGAAGACCGCGAGGCGATCCTGCAGAAGGCCCACGACTGCGGCTCGAAGAGCGCCCGCATCGTCGACGTGCGCGAGGAGATGTGCCGCGACTTCGCCTTTCCCACACTGCAGTGGCAGGCGAAGTACGAAGGGATCTACCTCCTAGGCACCTCGATCGCCCGGCCGATCATCTCCAAGGCGTGCCTCGAGGTGGCCCGCGAGGTCGGCGCCGAGGCGTTCGCGCACGGCGCCACGGGCAAGGGGAACGACCAGTGCCGCTTCCAGCTTGCGGCCGAGGCGCTCGACCCGAATGTGAAGATCATCGCGCCGTGGCGGATGGAGTCGTTCCGCAACAGCTTCCCCGGTCGCACCGAGCTGATCGAGTACTGCGATATCAAGAAGATCCCGGTCAAGGCGTCGGCCGCCAAGCCGTACAGCTCCGACGAGAACTGCCTGCACATCAGCTACGAGGCGGGCGAGCTCGAAGAGGTCGACAACAACGGCGTGGGGATGGTCGACTTTGGCATGGGCGTTTCGCCCCAAGACGCGCCCGACGCGACCGAGGAAGTCACGATCGGTTTCGAGAGCGGCATGCCGGTCAGCGTGAACGGCAAGAAGCTCGGCGCGCTCGACGTGATCGAGACGCTCAACACGATCGCCGGCCGCAACGGTGTGGGGCGGATCGACATCGTCGAGAACCGCTTCGTCGGCATGAAGAGCCGCGGCGTGTACGAGGCCCCCGGCATGACGGCCCTCTACCACGCCCACCTGCACCTCGAGCAGCTCACGCTCGACCGCGATCTGGTGCACCTGCGCGACCAGCTCTCGCCCGTCGTGGCCGAAATGGTCTACTACGGCTTCTGGTACACGCCGAAGATGGACGCCCTGCTCGCTTTTATCAAAGAAGCCCAGAAGCCGGTCACCGGCGAGGTAAAACTCGGCCTCTACAAGGGCAACCTCGAGATCCACGGCCGCACCGCTGAGAAGAGCCTGTACGACGCCGAGGTGGCGAGCATGGAAGGCGGCGGCAGCTACGACCAAACCGACGCCGAGGGCTTCTTGCGCCTCATGGGCCTGCCGAGCCGCGTGCAAGGCACCGTGCGGCCGCGCTCGTATTGA
- a CDS encoding nitrilase-related carbon-nitrogen hydrolase, whose product MNRIQALFRRSHLWLALGLTMFVLSHGSVTVPICSWFAFVFLIRYHRTSARPWLSILTIWIGMSACYEIVFSGLGVPLSGGLFHTVCLLMAAVGALPFLVDGCFYRKLRGAAATLVWPLTMVTISFFTLAYVPSLADAQVEYPPLIQIVSITGAGGLVFLIYWFAAVLNQIWESGGDWQCVKKEGSLLLGALMLVLAYGETRLALASSQEETLPVAMISEKANSYRDLRTYQLEDLEGLFRLSQEAADEGARVIAWAEGSAETPRGKEEELIERGKEFAKSNEVYLFMSVISHPASGLSENKTVGISPDGQIVVDYLKANLVPGLETHLKKGDGVVAAANIDGVRTGHVICYDIDFPAYIRQAGRSGVDVLFAPSSDWRAIRRFHARPARIRAVENGCSLVRPTIQGLSIATDPYGRVLACQDYFSDGPRLTIVEVPTSGVPTFYASHGDLFSHASIALLAILAGVACLRGSITREPTQTLAQR is encoded by the coding sequence ATGAACCGAATCCAAGCCTTGTTCCGCCGGTCGCACCTGTGGCTCGCCCTCGGGTTGACGATGTTCGTGCTCTCGCACGGCAGCGTGACGGTCCCGATATGCTCCTGGTTCGCATTCGTATTTCTGATCCGCTACCACAGGACCAGCGCACGCCCGTGGCTCTCGATCTTAACGATCTGGATCGGGATGTCGGCCTGCTACGAGATCGTTTTCAGCGGGTTGGGCGTGCCGCTCAGCGGCGGCCTGTTTCACACCGTTTGTCTGCTGATGGCGGCCGTGGGCGCCCTCCCCTTCTTGGTCGACGGGTGCTTCTACCGAAAGCTCCGGGGGGCCGCGGCCACGCTCGTCTGGCCGTTGACGATGGTCACGATCAGCTTCTTCACGCTGGCGTATGTCCCCAGCCTCGCCGACGCGCAGGTCGAATACCCGCCGCTCATCCAGATCGTCTCCATCACCGGCGCCGGGGGGCTCGTCTTCCTGATCTACTGGTTCGCGGCGGTGCTCAACCAGATCTGGGAGTCGGGCGGCGATTGGCAATGCGTGAAGAAGGAAGGCTCCCTTTTACTCGGCGCCTTGATGCTGGTACTGGCTTACGGCGAAACCCGGCTCGCCTTGGCCAGCAGCCAGGAAGAGACCCTTCCCGTAGCCATGATCAGTGAAAAGGCCAACAGCTATCGGGACCTAAGGACATACCAACTCGAAGACCTCGAAGGCCTGTTCCGCCTCAGCCAAGAGGCGGCGGACGAGGGCGCCCGCGTGATCGCGTGGGCCGAGGGCAGCGCCGAGACGCCGCGAGGCAAGGAAGAAGAGCTGATCGAACGCGGCAAAGAATTCGCGAAGAGCAACGAGGTCTATCTGTTCATGTCTGTTATCAGCCACCCGGCTTCGGGGCTGAGCGAAAACAAGACCGTGGGGATCTCACCGGACGGCCAGATCGTGGTCGACTACCTGAAAGCCAACCTGGTTCCTGGCCTCGAGACGCATTTGAAGAAGGGAGACGGGGTCGTCGCAGCCGCCAACATCGATGGCGTCCGCACCGGCCACGTGATCTGCTACGACATCGACTTCCCTGCTTACATTCGCCAGGCAGGCCGAAGCGGAGTCGATGTCCTGTTCGCCCCCTCCTCCGACTGGAGGGCGATCAGGCGCTTTCACGCCAGACCAGCAAGAATCCGGGCCGTGGAGAACGGCTGTTCCTTAGTGCGGCCAACGATCCAAGGCCTATCGATCGCGACCGACCCGTACGGTCGGGTCCTGGCTTGCCAGGACTATTTTTCCGACGGCCCGCGTCTCACGATTGTCGAGGTCCCCACGAGCGGAGTGCCCACGTTCTACGCAAGCCACGGCGACCTGTTCAGCCACGCCAGTATCGCCCTGCTGGCAATACTGGCAGGAGTTGCGTGCCTTCGTGGTTCCATAACTAGGGAACCGACTCAAACCTTGGCCCAAAGATAG
- a CDS encoding carboxypeptidase-like regulatory domain-containing protein has translation MRPLPCLLATPLVPAARLVTPPAIALLIQLACFSGARAEVDTGAASPYALIEANVIDGETGRPIERFSYLAGTGRDDLGAWRWQAHTLNDAADGHLAWPGRDRRGRFQRGYNVQAIRVEAPGYRPFVSRTIACSGKPRYPEDALVVTPGEPARMTFRLTPDRGVVARVVTPGGAPAAGAQVGMAIQARPIGINQGRLFRQPLPATPSRRDLWERAEMTTADTRGHFQLRDEASPAMIVAAHPEGFAAVWLEDFKQFEDEGLIRLASWGAIDGELAWQAERSGVAIGLTASPWLDVVRMGARPVTDAGGRFRVEHVPPSRVHAMAPGLYPQEHFTVTPGEPTRFVMARPRPVTGRLVGLEDYEGVYLDYAPKSPSVSGPVGDYQRFETYSAFVYSPQGKAYQGTRVPVAANGSFTIEAIPPMWGQFTVRRNSEAGPMERVSGRQFSIPTETGAPSAEPYDLGEVRLWPRTPSR, from the coding sequence ATGCGACCGCTCCCTTGCCTCCTCGCAACGCCCCTCGTGCCCGCCGCTCGCTTGGTCACGCCGCCGGCGATCGCGTTGCTCATCCAACTGGCATGTTTCAGCGGGGCGAGGGCTGAGGTCGACACGGGGGCGGCGTCTCCCTACGCGTTGATCGAGGCAAACGTCATCGACGGCGAGACGGGTCGGCCGATCGAGCGTTTTAGCTATCTGGCCGGGACGGGGCGTGACGACCTCGGCGCTTGGCGATGGCAAGCGCACACGCTCAACGACGCCGCCGACGGCCATCTCGCATGGCCCGGCCGTGATCGGCGTGGCCGCTTCCAGCGTGGTTACAACGTGCAGGCGATCCGCGTCGAGGCGCCTGGCTACCGGCCGTTCGTCTCGCGGACGATCGCCTGCAGCGGCAAGCCTCGCTACCCGGAGGACGCCCTCGTCGTCACTCCCGGCGAGCCGGCGCGGATGACCTTCCGACTGACGCCCGATCGGGGCGTCGTGGCCCGGGTCGTCACGCCAGGGGGCGCCCCCGCCGCGGGCGCCCAGGTTGGCATGGCGATCCAGGCGCGGCCTATCGGGATCAACCAGGGGAGGCTGTTCCGCCAACCGCTGCCGGCCACTCCGTCTCGCCGCGACCTGTGGGAACGGGCCGAGATGACGACCGCCGACACTCGGGGCCACTTTCAACTGCGGGACGAGGCGTCGCCGGCGATGATCGTGGCGGCCCACCCGGAGGGCTTCGCCGCGGTCTGGCTGGAAGACTTCAAACAGTTCGAAGACGAGGGGCTGATCCGACTGGCGTCGTGGGGCGCGATCGATGGCGAATTGGCCTGGCAGGCGGAACGCTCGGGCGTCGCCATCGGGCTCACGGCCTCGCCTTGGCTCGACGTTGTGCGGATGGGCGCCCGTCCGGTAACCGATGCGGGGGGACGTTTTCGCGTCGAGCACGTCCCTCCTAGCCGTGTCCACGCCATGGCTCCTGGCCTTTACCCGCAGGAGCACTTTACCGTCACGCCCGGCGAGCCGACCCGTTTTGTCATGGCGCGGCCGCGGCCGGTGACCGGCAGACTCGTCGGGCTGGAGGACTACGAGGGTGTTTATCTCGATTACGCCCCCAAATCACCGAGCGTGAGCGGCCCCGTTGGCGACTACCAGCGTTTCGAGACCTACAGCGCGTTCGTCTACTCGCCGCAGGGCAAGGCGTATCAGGGCACGCGCGTTCCGGTCGCGGCCAACGGATCGTTCACGATCGAGGCGATCCCACCGATGTGGGGACAGTTTACCGTTCGTCGAAACAGCGAAGCCGGACCGATGGAAAGGGTCAGCGGCAGACAGTTCTCGATCCCCACCGAAACCGGCGCCCCGTCCGCTGAGCCCTACGACCTGGGGGAGGTTCGCTTGTGGCCGAGAACGCCTTCTCGGTGA
- a CDS encoding DUF1559 family PulG-like putative transporter, translating into MRIIPLALLLIVTAGAAQAESSLESLVDQETLLVARVQLGDKPRAAAERMLALSDVGDRTGGHALTSLLQPLEKLHAAGGERATVLFRAGEFLLGDGPVVLVELGEGRDPALSGTAVREALWPHASDISISVVGTNAVLLGPKEKIESYRDLRPVQRDDLLGPLRMADDGLLTVVVAPGKDNRRVLRELMPPLPSPFDTLTGDLLADDVTHAIGRVTSAPLGVEARIATRGQAAANAIHGAADALLVVASDWLASKLPEAADDARGAIDALRPEASEEGVVASISENDAAAAKFAGWLVKYYGANGDRYRRMNTMKQINLTFHNFYDVNGCFPTVDAVRSEGGEPLLSWRVAVLPYLGEEKLYQRFRLDEPWDSEHNLALLKETPPVFAEPGRPDLTAEGLTCIQVADGEGAPLRTDPTRPTLKTNAGGGLSVYFTEGPKFPTFTDGTAHTLLTVETAPEHAVPWTKPQDWEFDPADPIAKLRRPLREAFVSGYTDGSARATLLTIDPEEFKKVLTHQGEEHIDRKKW; encoded by the coding sequence ATGCGAATCATCCCACTCGCCCTGTTGCTGATCGTTACGGCCGGCGCGGCCCAGGCAGAATCGTCCCTTGAATCACTCGTCGACCAAGAGACGCTGCTCGTCGCCCGCGTCCAACTGGGCGACAAGCCACGGGCCGCCGCCGAGCGGATGCTCGCCCTCTCGGACGTCGGCGACCGCACCGGTGGACACGCTCTAACGTCGTTGTTGCAGCCGCTCGAGAAACTCCACGCCGCCGGCGGCGAGCGGGCCACGGTGCTTTTCCGTGCCGGCGAGTTTCTCTTGGGCGACGGTCCCGTGGTGCTGGTTGAACTCGGCGAGGGACGCGACCCCGCCCTCAGCGGGACGGCGGTGCGCGAGGCCTTGTGGCCGCACGCCTCAGACATATCCATTTCGGTCGTCGGGACGAACGCGGTGCTGCTCGGCCCCAAAGAAAAAATCGAGTCCTACCGCGATCTCCGTCCCGTCCAGCGCGACGACCTCCTCGGCCCGCTCCGCATGGCGGACGACGGGCTGCTGACGGTGGTTGTGGCGCCCGGCAAGGACAATCGCCGCGTGCTGCGTGAGCTGATGCCGCCGCTCCCCTCGCCGTTCGACACGTTGACGGGTGACCTGCTCGCCGACGACGTGACGCACGCCATCGGCCGGGTGACCTCGGCGCCGCTCGGCGTCGAGGCCCGCATTGCGACCCGCGGCCAAGCCGCCGCCAACGCGATCCACGGCGCGGCCGACGCGTTGCTCGTGGTCGCCTCCGATTGGCTGGCGAGCAAACTTCCGGAGGCAGCGGACGACGCCCGCGGCGCGATCGACGCCCTCCGCCCGGAGGCCTCCGAAGAGGGCGTCGTGGCGTCAATCTCTGAGAACGACGCCGCCGCGGCCAAGTTCGCCGGCTGGCTGGTCAAGTATTATGGCGCCAACGGCGACCGTTATCGACGCATGAACACAATGAAACAGATCAACCTAACGTTCCACAATTTCTACGATGTGAACGGCTGCTTTCCCACGGTCGACGCGGTCCGCTCGGAAGGGGGCGAGCCGCTCCTCAGCTGGCGTGTGGCGGTTTTGCCCTACCTCGGAGAGGAGAAACTCTACCAGCGGTTCCGGCTCGACGAGCCGTGGGACAGCGAGCACAACCTGGCGCTGCTGAAAGAAACGCCGCCCGTCTTCGCCGAGCCTGGCCGCCCCGACCTCACGGCTGAGGGGCTCACCTGTATCCAGGTCGCCGACGGCGAGGGCGCACCGCTTAGGACCGACCCGACACGACCCACGCTCAAAACCAACGCGGGAGGGGGTCTGTCGGTCTACTTTACCGAAGGCCCCAAGTTCCCGACTTTCACCGATGGCACGGCGCACACGTTGCTCACCGTCGAAACGGCGCCCGAACACGCCGTGCCGTGGACCAAGCCGCAGGACTGGGAGTTCGACCCCGCCGACCCGATCGCCAAACTGCGCCGCCCGTTGCGCGAGGCGTTCGTCTCGGGCTACACCGACGGCAGCGCCCGGGCGACCCTGCTGACGATCGATCCGGAGGAGTTCAAGAAGGTGCTCACCCACCAGGGCGAGGAACATATCGATCGCAAGAAGTGGTGA
- a CDS encoding efflux RND transporter periplasmic adaptor subunit: MKNWLSIFLALVGVALLAGIAYSFRPSAHEVDLAVVERRGLRVTVDEDGKTRIREKYVVSAPLAGRLLRIDLDPGDTVVHDQTVLATIEPRDPELLDSRSIAQAEARVRGAEAALNQSEPMVRQAEIDQADAEADLARIRRVREKGGATEEAELDVQARFQRASEQLRSARYAGEIAAFELEQARAALLHSRPDSAGTEAEDWTFTIRSPVDGRVLRVFQESAAVVGAGASLLELGDPTDLEVEIDVLSSDAVKVSPGDRVLLEHWGGDAPLIGRVRLVEPAGFTKISTLGVEEQRVYVIVDLDAPPAERKALGDGFRVEARIVIDEVEDALVIPASALFRTGEGLAVFVDAEGVAEQRTVEVGRHNSLEAEVTAGLSEGESVVVHPSDQVEDGVAIRER; this comes from the coding sequence GTGAAAAACTGGCTCTCCATCTTCCTCGCCCTGGTGGGCGTCGCGTTGCTGGCCGGCATCGCTTACTCGTTCCGCCCCTCGGCGCACGAGGTCGATCTGGCCGTGGTCGAACGCCGCGGATTGCGTGTCACCGTCGACGAGGACGGCAAGACGCGCATCCGTGAGAAGTACGTCGTCTCGGCGCCCTTGGCCGGGCGGCTGCTGCGGATCGATCTCGACCCGGGCGACACGGTCGTACACGACCAGACGGTGCTGGCCACCATCGAGCCGCGCGACCCCGAGCTGCTCGACTCGCGATCGATCGCCCAGGCCGAGGCCCGCGTACGCGGCGCCGAGGCGGCGCTCAATCAGTCGGAACCGATGGTCCGCCAGGCCGAGATCGACCAGGCCGACGCCGAGGCCGACCTCGCGCGCATCCGCCGCGTGCGCGAGAAGGGGGGCGCCACCGAGGAGGCGGAGCTCGACGTGCAGGCGCGCTTCCAACGCGCGAGCGAGCAGCTCCGCTCGGCCCGCTACGCCGGCGAGATCGCCGCGTTCGAACTCGAGCAGGCCCGCGCCGCGCTGCTCCACTCACGACCCGACTCGGCCGGAACGGAGGCCGAGGACTGGACCTTCACGATCCGCTCGCCCGTGGACGGCCGCGTGCTGCGGGTGTTCCAGGAGAGCGCGGCGGTGGTCGGCGCCGGCGCCTCGCTGCTGGAGCTGGGGGACCCTACGGACCTGGAGGTCGAGATCGACGTGCTCTCGAGCGACGCCGTAAAGGTCTCGCCCGGCGACCGCGTGCTGCTGGAGCACTGGGGGGGCGACGCGCCGCTCATCGGCCGGGTGCGGCTGGTCGAGCCGGCCGGCTTCACCAAGATCTCCACACTCGGCGTCGAGGAGCAGCGGGTCTACGTGATCGTCGACCTCGACGCCCCGCCCGCCGAGCGCAAGGCGTTAGGCGACGGTTTTCGAGTCGAGGCCCGCATCGTCATCGACGAAGTGGAAGACGCGCTAGTGATCCCCGCCAGCGCGCTCTTCCGCACCGGCGAAGGGCTCGCCGTGTTCGTCGACGCCGAGGGCGTCGCCGAGCAGCGCACGGTCGAGGTCGGCCGGCACAACAGCCTGGAGGCGGAGGTTACCGCCGGGTTGTCGGAGGGCGAGTCGGTCGTCGTCCACCCGAGCGATCAGGTCGAGGACGGCGTGGCGATCCGCGAGCGCTAA
- a CDS encoding ABC transporter permease — MYLTQNPVLQHELLSNLRRPRAFWLLAAYVGLLGAFVLLAWPQSQVLDMAQPEEAKRLVGLFFLGQYLLASLMAPSFAAGAITGEKERDSFEMLIASPLKPGAIVLGKLFAALAHLGVLMVCSLPIVMLCLPLGGVSPYEVGAAYVGMIASVGLFGVISLWASSYFGRTSSSLVVSYLMILPLAMGAVLLWNLLGQNSDLRLLSATVLAPIFCLGVSAVLWRDACRKLLEPGDLGSGGRDAIDLETEASEAVGLYIDRESFPDRLFAPPKRNDFLEEGANPIYDKEMRSEIFSQGTLMLRLVIQISMVLAIPLMAVCLFVAPQWAPWYVAYVLLFNMLVGPVFSAGSVSSERERQTLDLLLVTLITPWQMLWGKLLSGLRVSTVLTGFLMWPVALACLMPVPYWQSPMNILTLLGYFLIVLLACLTTSLTSLVCSALFRKTTTSLITSYALIGVMFLAPAAARFFADTFYSPAAAERVAVLGVASPFSASAALPLVIKRDDGGLVSQGQAIGEPMTFFVHLGWALAYNLVLLGVIVWLFRSRWRVSE; from the coding sequence GTGTACCTCACTCAAAACCCCGTTCTGCAGCACGAGCTGCTCTCGAACCTCCGCCGACCGCGGGCGTTTTGGCTGCTGGCGGCTTACGTGGGATTGCTCGGGGCCTTCGTCTTGCTCGCCTGGCCGCAGAGTCAGGTGCTCGATATGGCGCAGCCCGAGGAAGCCAAGCGGCTCGTCGGGCTTTTCTTTTTGGGGCAGTACCTGCTCGCGTCCCTCATGGCGCCGAGCTTTGCCGCCGGGGCGATCACTGGTGAGAAGGAACGCGACAGCTTCGAGATGCTGATCGCCAGCCCGCTCAAGCCTGGCGCCATCGTGCTCGGCAAGCTGTTCGCCGCCCTTGCGCACCTCGGCGTGCTGATGGTCTGCTCGCTGCCGATTGTGATGCTCTGCCTGCCGCTGGGCGGCGTGTCGCCCTACGAAGTGGGGGCGGCCTACGTGGGGATGATCGCCTCGGTCGGGTTGTTTGGCGTTATCAGCCTGTGGGCGAGCAGCTACTTCGGCCGCACCAGCTCGTCGCTCGTCGTGTCGTACCTGATGATCCTGCCGCTGGCGATGGGCGCCGTGCTCTTGTGGAATCTGCTCGGCCAGAACAGCGACCTGCGGTTGCTGTCGGCTACGGTGCTAGCGCCGATCTTCTGCCTCGGCGTCTCTGCCGTGCTGTGGCGCGACGCCTGCCGCAAGCTGCTCGAGCCGGGCGACCTGGGCTCCGGCGGCCGCGACGCGATCGACCTCGAGACCGAGGCTTCCGAGGCCGTGGGCCTGTACATCGACCGGGAGAGCTTCCCCGATCGGCTGTTCGCGCCGCCCAAGCGGAACGACTTTCTCGAGGAGGGCGCCAACCCGATCTACGACAAGGAGATGCGCTCCGAGATCTTCAGCCAAGGCACGCTGATGCTGCGGCTGGTGATCCAGATCTCGATGGTGCTAGCCATCCCGCTGATGGCGGTCTGCTTGTTCGTCGCCCCGCAGTGGGCGCCGTGGTACGTGGCCTACGTGCTGCTGTTCAACATGCTCGTGGGCCCCGTCTTCTCGGCCGGCAGCGTGTCGAGCGAGCGCGAGCGGCAGACGCTCGACCTGCTGCTGGTGACCCTCATCACGCCGTGGCAGATGCTCTGGGGCAAACTGCTCAGCGGCCTGCGGGTGTCGACTGTGCTCACGGGGTTCCTGATGTGGCCGGTCGCCTTGGCCTGCCTGATGCCGGTGCCGTACTGGCAGTCGCCGATGAACATCCTCACGCTGCTCGGCTACTTTCTGATCGTGCTGCTCGCTTGCCTGACGACGAGCTTGACTTCGCTCGTCTGCTCGGCCTTGTTCCGCAAGACCACGACGAGCCTAATCACGAGCTACGCACTGATCGGCGTGATGTTCCTGGCGCCTGCCGCGGCGCGGTTCTTCGCCGACACGTTCTACAGCCCAGCGGCGGCCGAGCGGGTGGCGGTGCTCGGCGTCGCGAGCCCCTTCTCGGCGTCGGCCGCGCTGCCGCTGGTGATCAAACGCGACGACGGCGGCCTGGTGAGCCAGGGCCAAGCCATCGGCGAGCCGATGACGTTCTTCGTCCACCTCGGCTGGGCGCTCGCCTACAACCTAGTGCTGCTGGGCGTCATCGTCTGGCTCTTCCGGTCGCGCTGGCGCGTGTCGGAGTAG